The Streptomyces sp. ALI-76-A nucleotide sequence CAGCGCGAGGTCCGCCAGTACGTTGCGCATCAGCGGCTTGTCGACGAGCGTGCCGCCGAACGCCTCGCGGTACGTGCAGTGGTGGACCGCCTGGGCGACGGCCTGCCGCATCAGGCCGGCCGAGCCGAGCACGCAGTCCAGCCGGGTCGCCGCCACCATCTCGATGATGGTGCGCACCCCGCGCCCCTCCTCGCCGACCCGGCGTGCCCAGGTCCCGTCGAACTCGACCTCGGCGGAGGCGTTCGACCGGTTGCCCAGCTTGTCCTTGAGCCGCTGGATCCGGAAGACGTTGCGGGTGCCGTCCTCCAGCACCCGCGGCACCAGGAAGCAGGTCAGCCCCCGCGGCGCCTGCGCGAGCACCAGGAAGCCGTCCGACATCGGCGCCGAGCAGAACCACTTGTGCCCGGTCAGTCCGTACGTTCCGTCCTCGGCGAGCGGGGTCGCGGCCGTCGCGTTCGCGCGGACGTCGCTGCCACCCTGCTTCTCCGTCATGCCCATGCCGAACAGGGCGCCGGCCTTCAGGCGGGCGGGCCGCAGCTCGCGGTCGTAGACCATGGACGTCAGCCGCGGCTCCCACTCCGCCGCGAGCGCGGGGTCGGCGCGCAGCGCGGGCACCGCGGCGTGGGTCATCGACAGCGGACAGAGATTGCCGGCGTCGACCTGCGTCCACACCTGGAACGCGGCGGCGCGCCGCACATGCCCGCCCGGCCGCGCCCAGGCCGCGGTGAGGCCCGCCGCGACGCCCTTGCCGAGCAGACGGTGCCAGGCGGGATGGAAGTCGACCTCGTCGACACGGTGCCCGTAGCGGTCGTGGGTGCGCAGGGCCGGCGGGTTCTCGTTCGCCTGGGCCCCCCACTCCTGCAACTGCGCCGAACCGGCGGCCCGCCCGAGCGCCGCCAGTTCCCCGCGCACCTCGTCGAGCAGCTCGGGGGGGACATGCCGCTCCACGGCCGCCGTCAGGGCGCGGTCGGCGCTGAAGACGTCGTAGCCGGTCAGCGGCGGGGGCTGGTTGGACACGGTGTGGGTGCTGCCTGCCATGCTGCGAACTTACCCCGCACGGCGAGGCTCACCACCATGACATGGCACCGGGCGGCGAGGGGGCGGCGCGGCGGTACGGCCCTGTGGCCATGCCCGGGAGCGACCCGCGGCGGACCGTCCTCGGCCCGCACGCCCGGCCCTGCCTCACCCGAGCCGGGCCAGGGTCGCCGTCACCTCCGGTTCCGGGAGTCCGGGGCGACCAGTGCGTCCGGCCCGGGGACCCGCGTGAACAGCAGGCGGAGGCCGCCGACGCCGAGCGGTACCCACAGCAGGAGCGCCTGGAGCAGGCCCGCCAGGCCGTAGCCGAACCGGCGGGCGGTGGAGCAGCGCGCCGGCGGGACCCGGACGTGGTCGACGTCCGTGGGCTGGGCGGGGGAGCCGTGCCGGCGCCCGCCCGCCGGGACCGTGCGGCCGCCGGGGGTGCCCTCGTACAGGGCGGAGGAGTGGCCGAGCTGGGAGCCGTCGCCCATCACGGTGCCGATGTCCAGGACGGTCTGCTCGCCGACGTACACCCCGCTGCCCAGGGTGACGCGGCCGGTGCGGATCCGGCCCGCCCGCGCCCGGTAGCCGAGGTAGTGGCACTCCTTGCGGATCACGGTGCCGGCGCCGACGGTCAGCAGGTCGGTGCAGACCGGCACCGAGCGGGACAGGATCGTCACCCCGCGCCGATCCGCGCGCCCAGCGCCCGCAGGTACAGCACGTACAGCGGACCGCCGACGAACAGCACCAGCGGACGGGAGCGCGGCAGGGCCTTCACCGTCCAGAAACGGAGACAGGCGAGGCTCCACACCGGGAATTCGGTCTCTTTCCAGCGGCCGACGAGCAGCCACTTCGCCAGCACCGGAAAGACGCACGCGCCGGCGAACAGCGCACCGCCGAGAAGCACCGAACGGCCGTAGATCCCGGCGGCGCCCTCAGCGCCGGACAGGAAGTCGTAACCCTCGGCCGTGACCGTTCCGGCGAGCAGACAGGAGACGGCGACACGGCGAACCGCCGGCTCCCGCACAGCGGGTACCGGGCCGTGCTGCCCGGTTGCGGCGGCGGGATCGTGACGGCGCCGGACGGCTCGGCCGGGGCCTCGGCGAGGGCCGCCGCCGGCCGGCGGATCGTCGGATGTCCGTAGACGTCCCGCATAGACACCGCGGGCAGGTCGGGGCGCTTTCTGACCCGGGCGCAGTGGGCCATCGCCAGGGAGTCGGCCCCCAGATCGTCGAAGAAGTGGCTGTCGACCGGAACGTTCTCCTCGCGTACGACACCGGCCAGCGCCTCGGCGAGAACGCTTTCGGTGCCGGCGCCGGAATATCACCCCACGGGCGCTCCTCGAGCTCCTTGACGCGCATGAAGAACAAGGTGAAATCGGTGGGCGCGTGACATGGGTGGAAAGGCGTCCGAGAGGCCCGCTGTGGGCGCTGTATACGGCCAAATTCTTTCGGAATTCTCATGAACG carries:
- a CDS encoding acyl-CoA dehydrogenase family protein, whose protein sequence is MAGSTHTVSNQPPPLTGYDVFSADRALTAAVERHVPPELLDEVRGELAALGRAAGSAQLQEWGAQANENPPALRTHDRYGHRVDEVDFHPAWHRLLGKGVAAGLTAAWARPGGHVRRAAAFQVWTQVDAGNLCPLSMTHAAVPALRADPALAAEWEPRLTSMVYDRELRPARLKAGALFGMGMTEKQGGSDVRANATAATPLAEDGTYGLTGHKWFCSAPMSDGFLVLAQAPRGLTCFLVPRVLEDGTRNVFRIQRLKDKLGNRSNASAEVEFDGTWARRVGEEGRGVRTIIEMVAATRLDCVLGSAGLMRQAVAQAVHHCTYREAFGGTLVDKPLMRNVLADLALESEAATALALRLAAACDDGGEQERALLRIAVPAAKYWVTKRCTPVTVEAAECLGGNGYVEESGMPRLVRESPLNSVWEGAGNVQALDVVRVLRREPQALNAYLVEVGAARGADHRLDAAVKDLLTELGDLEGVEGRARRLAERLALVLQGSLLVRYAPPEVADAFCAARLGGDGGAAFGTLPGTLDLAAVVERARPSA